One genomic region from Streptomyces sp. Li-HN-5-11 encodes:
- the purD gene encoding phosphoribosylamine--glycine ligase: MKVLVIGSGAREHALCRSLSLDPDVTALHCAPGNAGIAEVAELHTVDALDGAAVTTLATELGADLVVVGPEAPLVAGVADAVREAGIPVFGPSKEAARLEGSKAFAKDVMAGAGVPTARSYVCMTADEVAEALDAFGAPYVVKDDGLAAGKGVVVTDDVEAAKAHAAGCERVVIEEYLDGPEVSLFAVTDGETVIPLQPAQDFKRALDGDEGPNTGGMGAYSPLPWADPKLVDEVLQTVLQPTVDEMRRRGTPFSGLLYAGLAITSRGVRVIEFNARFGDPETQVVLARLRTPLAGVLMAAATGNLAHLEPLRWSEDAAVTVVVASHNYPGTPRTGDPITGLDEVAAQDAPHTYVLHAGTRHDGDTVVSAGGRVLSVTAMGKDLAEARDRAYTAVARIRLDGSQHRTDIAAKAAGA; this comes from the coding sequence GTGAAGGTCCTCGTCATCGGCAGCGGCGCTCGTGAGCACGCCCTGTGCCGTTCCCTGTCCCTCGACCCCGACGTCACCGCGCTGCACTGCGCCCCCGGCAACGCCGGCATCGCCGAGGTCGCCGAGCTGCACACGGTCGACGCCCTCGACGGCGCCGCCGTCACCACGCTGGCCACCGAGCTCGGTGCCGACCTCGTGGTCGTCGGCCCGGAGGCCCCCCTGGTCGCCGGAGTCGCCGACGCGGTGCGTGAGGCGGGCATCCCGGTGTTCGGTCCCTCCAAGGAGGCCGCGCGGCTCGAGGGCTCCAAGGCCTTCGCCAAGGACGTGATGGCCGGGGCCGGCGTGCCCACGGCCCGTTCATACGTATGTATGACGGCGGACGAGGTCGCCGAGGCCCTCGACGCCTTCGGCGCGCCGTACGTCGTCAAGGACGACGGCCTCGCCGCAGGCAAGGGCGTCGTCGTCACCGACGACGTCGAGGCGGCCAAGGCGCACGCGGCCGGCTGCGAGCGCGTGGTGATCGAGGAGTATCTCGACGGCCCCGAGGTGTCCCTCTTCGCCGTCACCGACGGCGAGACCGTGATCCCGCTCCAGCCCGCCCAGGACTTCAAGCGCGCCCTGGACGGCGACGAGGGCCCGAACACCGGCGGCATGGGGGCCTACTCCCCGCTGCCCTGGGCCGACCCCAAGCTTGTGGACGAGGTGCTGCAGACGGTGTTGCAGCCCACCGTCGACGAGATGCGCCGTCGGGGCACCCCGTTCTCCGGCCTGCTCTACGCCGGTCTGGCGATCACCAGCCGTGGGGTGCGCGTGATCGAGTTCAATGCCCGCTTCGGCGACCCCGAGACCCAGGTGGTCCTCGCCCGGCTGCGGACGCCTCTGGCCGGTGTCCTGATGGCGGCTGCCACCGGCAACCTCGCCCATCTGGAGCCCCTGCGCTGGAGCGAGGACGCGGCCGTCACCGTCGTCGTCGCCTCCCACAACTACCCCGGGACCCCGCGCACCGGCGACCCGATCACCGGTCTCGACGAGGTGGCCGCCCAGGACGCCCCGCACACGTACGTCCTGCACGCCGGCACCAGGCACGACGGTGACACGGTGGTGAGCGCGGGCGGTCGCGTGCTGTCGGTCACGGCGATGGGCAAGGACCTGGCCGAGGCCCGCGACCGCGCGTACACCGCGGTGGCCCGCATCCGCCTCGACGGCTCCCAGCACCGTACGGACATCGCGGCGAAGGCGGCGGGCGCGTAA
- a CDS encoding DNA polymerase III subunit gamma and tau, whose amino-acid sequence MSSLALYRRYRPESFAEVIGQEHVTDPLQQALRNNRVNHAYLFSGPRGCGKTTSARILARCLNCEQGPTPTPCGECESCRDLARNGPGSIDVIEIDAASHGGVDDARDLREKAFFGPARSRYKIYIIDEAHMVTSAGFNALLKVVEEPPEHLKFIFATTEPEKVIGTIRSRTHHYPFRLVPPGTLRDYLAEVCQKENIPVEDGVLPLVVRAGAGSVRDSMSVMDQLLAGAGDDGVTYAMATSLLGYTDGSLLDSVVEAFASGEGAAAFEVVDRVIEGGNDPRRFVADLLERLRDLVILAAVPDAAEKGLIDAPADVVERMQAQARSFGAAELSRAADLVNEGLTEMRGATSPRLQLELICARVLLPAAYGDERSVMARLDRLERGVSFSAGAGMPAMGYVPGPEAHDGAGTGPMAGAGGGVGAPVPQVQPGGGPAAARAAVRASGGAGGGPGAPGVSPGAVGPAGAVGPGHGGAAVPSGPSVPGPSASSGPPASSGPPALSGPGGSGTAVSAGERLHESPTAPAAPSPPTPTPSASASSAPGAWPTAAPTGSGRRPGGWPTAAAPGGGQPTGGPGAPATSAAAQPAAAAAMPPAQAPSGGAAGGAGGGLDPRSLWPNILEAVKNRRRFTWILLSQNAQVSGFDGTTLQLGFVNAGARDNFASSGSEDVLRQALAEQFNVQWKVEAVVDPAGGGSSPPAPPSGYGGGGHSAGYGGGSGSTAQRPAAAQPTAPAPAPTSTAPAQTSASAPPTAPPAPRPTAPEPAPVAPEDDTPEDDDPDLDESALSGHELIVRELGATVVEEYTTE is encoded by the coding sequence GTGTCGTCTCTCGCGCTGTACCGCCGCTATCGCCCGGAGTCGTTCGCCGAGGTCATCGGGCAGGAGCATGTCACTGACCCGCTGCAGCAGGCGCTGCGGAACAACCGGGTCAATCACGCGTACCTGTTCAGCGGTCCGCGCGGGTGCGGCAAGACGACCAGCGCGCGGATCCTCGCCCGGTGTCTGAACTGCGAGCAGGGGCCCACACCCACACCCTGCGGGGAGTGCGAGTCGTGCCGGGACCTCGCCAGGAACGGTCCGGGGTCCATCGACGTCATCGAGATCGACGCCGCCTCGCACGGCGGTGTCGACGATGCCCGTGACCTGCGGGAAAAGGCCTTCTTCGGGCCCGCACGCAGCCGGTACAAGATCTACATCATCGACGAGGCCCACATGGTCACGTCGGCCGGCTTCAACGCGCTGCTCAAGGTGGTCGAGGAGCCGCCGGAGCATCTGAAGTTCATCTTCGCGACCACCGAGCCCGAAAAGGTCATCGGGACCATCCGGTCGCGGACCCATCACTACCCCTTCCGGCTCGTCCCGCCGGGGACCCTGCGGGACTACCTCGCCGAGGTGTGCCAGAAGGAGAACATCCCGGTCGAGGACGGTGTGCTTCCGCTGGTCGTGCGGGCCGGTGCCGGGTCCGTGCGTGACTCCATGTCCGTCATGGACCAGCTGCTCGCCGGGGCGGGCGACGACGGTGTGACCTATGCCATGGCCACCTCGCTCCTCGGCTACACAGACGGCTCGCTGCTCGACTCCGTGGTCGAGGCCTTCGCCTCCGGGGAGGGGGCCGCGGCCTTCGAGGTCGTCGACCGTGTCATCGAGGGCGGCAACGACCCCCGTCGGTTCGTCGCCGACCTGCTGGAGCGGCTGCGGGACCTCGTCATCCTCGCCGCCGTTCCGGACGCGGCCGAGAAGGGGCTCATCGACGCCCCTGCCGACGTGGTCGAGCGGATGCAGGCCCAGGCGCGGTCGTTCGGCGCCGCCGAGCTGAGCCGCGCCGCCGACCTCGTCAACGAGGGGCTGACCGAGATGCGCGGCGCCACCTCACCCCGTCTCCAGCTCGAGCTGATCTGCGCCCGCGTGCTGCTGCCCGCCGCCTACGGCGACGAGCGGTCGGTGATGGCCCGCCTCGACCGCCTCGAGCGTGGCGTGAGCTTCTCCGCGGGGGCGGGCATGCCCGCGATGGGGTACGTGCCCGGGCCCGAGGCGCATGACGGAGCGGGCACGGGGCCGATGGCGGGCGCAGGGGGCGGCGTAGGGGCTCCGGTGCCGCAGGTTCAGCCGGGCGGCGGGCCCGCTGCGGCCCGGGCGGCGGTACGTGCCTCGGGCGGGGCGGGAGGAGGGCCCGGCGCTCCTGGCGTTTCCCCCGGAGCGGTGGGGCCTGCGGGGGCCGTCGGTCCTGGGCATGGAGGTGCCGCGGTGCCTTCAGGGCCTTCGGTGCCAGGGCCCTCCGCGTCTTCCGGGCCTCCCGCGTCTTCCGGGCCTCCCGCGCTTTCTGGGCCCGGCGGGTCAGGAACCGCTGTGTCCGCCGGCGAGCGCTTGCATGAGTCGCCCACTGCCCCTGCAGCCCCCTCGCCCCCCACGCCTACGCCCTCCGCATCTGCTTCTTCCGCCCCCGGGGCCTGGCCCACCGCGGCCCCCACCGGCAGCGGCCGACGGCCCGGCGGGTGGCCCACGGCGGCGGCCCCGGGTGGCGGGCAGCCGACGGGCGGGCCAGGGGCGCCGGCCACGTCGGCGGCCGCCCAGCCGGCGGCGGCAGCAGCGATGCCTCCCGCACAGGCCCCGTCCGGCGGTGCGGCCGGCGGCGCCGGCGGCGGGCTCGACCCTCGTTCGCTCTGGCCGAACATCCTGGAGGCGGTGAAGAACCGGCGCCGCTTCACCTGGATCCTGCTCAGCCAGAACGCGCAGGTCAGCGGCTTCGACGGCACCACACTCCAGCTCGGGTTCGTCAACGCCGGAGCCCGCGACAACTTCGCGAGCAGCGGCAGTGAGGACGTGCTGCGCCAGGCGCTGGCCGAGCAGTTCAACGTCCAGTGGAAGGTCGAGGCGGTCGTCGACCCGGCGGGCGGCGGCTCCTCACCCCCGGCGCCGCCCAGCGGTTACGGCGGTGGCGGCCACAGTGCCGGTTACGGCGGCGGCAGCGGCTCCACGGCGCAGCGTCCGGCTGCCGCTCAGCCCACTGCCCCGGCCCCCGCCCCCACGTCCACGGCCCCGGCCCAGACGTCGGCGTCAGCGCCGCCCACCGCGCCCCCGGCACCCCGGCCCACCGCGCCCGAGCCGGCTCCGGTGGCCCCCGAGGACGACACCCCCGAGGACGACGACCCGGATCTCGACGAGTCGGCCCTCTCCGGACACGAACTGATCGTGCGGGAGCTGGGGGCGACGGTGGTGGAGGAATACACGACGGAGTGA
- a CDS encoding DNA-binding protein: MSGHIETVVLDSEGLSAWAAQDRKVLAMFQVFHDMGADLVVSANTIVEVSHARVNLPRLQWALSRVKVEPITEAAAKAAAHLLKGAGLHGHKYAIDATVAEAALRQPGPVAILTSDVDDMTRLCGSKVRMIGL, encoded by the coding sequence GTGAGCGGGCACATTGAGACCGTCGTCCTGGACAGCGAGGGGCTGTCGGCCTGGGCGGCGCAGGACCGGAAGGTTCTGGCGATGTTCCAGGTGTTCCACGACATGGGAGCGGACCTTGTCGTCAGCGCCAACACCATCGTGGAGGTGAGTCACGCCAGGGTGAACCTGCCCCGACTGCAATGGGCGCTCTCCCGGGTCAAGGTGGAGCCGATCACGGAGGCAGCGGCCAAGGCGGCGGCCCACCTGCTCAAGGGCGCCGGTCTGCACGGACACAAGTACGCGATCGACGCCACCGTCGCGGAAGCGGCCTTGCGTCAGCCTGGCCCGGTCGCCATCCTCACATCGGATGTCGATGACATGACCCGGCTGTGCGGCAGCAAGGTCCGGATGATCGGGCTCTGA
- a CDS encoding SNF2-related protein, whose amino-acid sequence MRELLGAGWAAVFLPGEPARLGRLLLWKPAGAAAGDSMAPAGLETEAVELVLPHGRSVRRRRVEGYALPVAVAVSALATAEPTHPSGAAWQAATRFALRLLADGRLHPAITPAGYDTWQAGPFTAAQRRTLDALAAAFPPHAHCLPEPGPAPVRIAEPAALVRQFCDAVADELVRTPAAPLAMGALPYAWREARAVPALREWAEETQAALTAEVSVSLRVDVPEGRRRQFRAVLQLHTAADPALVIEAARLWSEPAEVEQLLGPRAETETLLALRRGARAWPPLRRLLDDAAPDQLRLTDDEAFDLLGDATDGLRAAGVDVHWPRDLVKALTATAEIGQRTAPGSTAGGLLDTEALLDFRWQVSLGGEPLTEAEMDALAESRRPLVRLRDQWVVADPKLVARAKRRRMEPLTPMEALSAALTGEAEQDGDRVPCAAVGALGDLVARIRDPESRTPVPQPAALKATLREYQKRGLAWLAAMCALGLGGCLADDMGLGKTITLLALHMHRQSDPTTAGPTLVVCPASLLGNWQREAARFAPLTPVRRYHGGDRHLGDLARDEIVLVTYGVLRRDREALAETAWSLVAADEAQHVKNPHAVTARELRALPARARVALTGTPVENNLSELWALLDWTTPGLLGSLTAFRDRHARGVEAGEDPEAAERLSRLVRPFLLRRKKSDPGIAPELPPKTETDHVVPLTAEQAGLYEAQVRETMAKIAESEGIARRGLVLKLLTALKQICNHPAQYLKEPPYVKEHSLRRPAPLRGRSGKLDLLDELLDTIIAEGESVLVFTQYKQMAALLEKHLAERGVPTLFLHGATPVARREEMVDRFQRGEVPVFLLSLKAAGTGLNLTRATHVVHYDRWWNPAVEDQATDRAYRIGQDRPVQVHKLLAEGTVEDKVAKLLEAKRALADAVVGSGEAALTELSDADLAELVALGRQS is encoded by the coding sequence GTGAGGGAGCTGCTCGGCGCCGGCTGGGCGGCGGTGTTCCTGCCCGGTGAGCCCGCCCGCCTTGGGCGGCTGCTGCTGTGGAAGCCGGCCGGGGCAGCGGCCGGAGACAGTATGGCGCCCGCTGGCCTTGAGACCGAGGCGGTGGAGCTGGTCCTGCCGCACGGCCGCTCGGTCAGGCGGCGCAGGGTCGAGGGTTACGCGCTGCCTGTCGCCGTCGCCGTCTCCGCCCTGGCCACTGCGGAGCCGACGCATCCCTCCGGCGCCGCATGGCAGGCCGCCACTCGCTTCGCGCTGCGGCTGCTCGCCGACGGCCGACTCCACCCGGCCATCACCCCCGCCGGTTACGACACCTGGCAGGCGGGCCCTTTCACCGCCGCCCAGCGCCGGACGCTGGACGCCCTGGCCGCCGCCTTCCCGCCACACGCCCACTGCCTGCCCGAGCCAGGCCCTGCGCCGGTACGGATCGCCGAACCGGCCGCGCTGGTACGCCAGTTCTGCGACGCGGTCGCCGATGAGCTGGTCCGTACGCCGGCCGCGCCGCTCGCCATGGGAGCGCTGCCGTACGCCTGGCGTGAGGCGCGCGCCGTGCCCGCCTTGCGTGAATGGGCCGAGGAAACCCAGGCGGCGCTCACCGCCGAGGTCAGTGTCTCCCTGCGCGTCGACGTACCCGAAGGACGCCGACGGCAGTTCCGGGCCGTCCTGCAACTGCACACCGCGGCGGACCCGGCGCTCGTCATCGAGGCCGCACGACTCTGGAGCGAGCCGGCCGAAGTGGAGCAGCTGCTCGGCCCGCGCGCCGAGACCGAGACCCTGCTCGCCCTGCGCCGCGGCGCCCGCGCCTGGCCCCCGCTGCGGAGGCTGCTCGACGATGCCGCCCCCGATCAGCTCCGGTTGACCGACGACGAAGCCTTCGATCTCCTAGGGGACGCCACAGACGGGCTGCGCGCGGCCGGTGTCGACGTGCACTGGCCGCGCGACCTGGTCAAGGCGCTCACCGCGACCGCGGAGATCGGGCAGCGCACCGCCCCCGGTTCCACCGCGGGCGGCCTGCTGGACACCGAGGCCCTCCTCGACTTCCGCTGGCAGGTCTCCCTCGGCGGCGAGCCGCTCACCGAGGCCGAGATGGATGCTCTCGCAGAGTCACGCCGTCCCCTCGTCCGGCTTCGCGACCAGTGGGTGGTCGCCGACCCGAAGCTGGTGGCCCGCGCCAAGCGCCGCCGGATGGAACCGCTCACCCCCATGGAGGCGTTGAGCGCCGCGCTGACCGGTGAGGCCGAGCAGGACGGTGACCGGGTCCCCTGTGCGGCGGTCGGCGCGCTCGGCGACCTGGTCGCTCGTATCCGCGACCCCGAGTCCCGCACCCCCGTGCCCCAGCCCGCCGCCCTCAAGGCCACGTTGCGCGAGTACCAGAAGCGGGGTCTGGCCTGGCTGGCCGCAATGTGCGCACTCGGCCTCGGCGGCTGTCTCGCCGACGACATGGGCCTGGGCAAGACCATCACCTTGCTCGCTCTGCACATGCACCGTCAGAGCGACCCCACCACCGCGGGCCCCACCCTTGTCGTCTGCCCGGCTTCCCTGCTCGGCAACTGGCAGCGCGAGGCCGCCAGATTCGCACCGCTCACACCCGTACGCCGTTACCACGGAGGCGACCGCCACCTGGGGGACCTGGCCCGCGACGAGATCGTCCTGGTCACCTACGGGGTGCTGCGCCGCGACCGCGAAGCACTTGCCGAGACAGCCTGGTCGCTGGTGGCCGCCGACGAGGCCCAGCACGTGAAGAACCCCCACGCCGTCACCGCCCGCGAACTGCGTGCCCTGCCCGCCCGCGCCCGCGTCGCTCTCACCGGCACACCCGTGGAGAACAACCTCTCCGAGCTGTGGGCACTGCTCGACTGGACCACCCCCGGGCTCCTCGGCTCCCTCACCGCCTTCCGTGACCGGCATGCCCGCGGCGTCGAGGCGGGCGAGGATCCCGAGGCAGCCGAGCGCCTGTCCCGTCTCGTACGTCCCTTCCTGTTGCGCCGCAAGAAGTCCGACCCCGGCATCGCGCCCGAACTGCCGCCCAAGACCGAGACCGACCACGTCGTCCCGCTGACGGCCGAGCAGGCCGGCCTGTACGAGGCACAGGTCCGCGAGACCATGGCGAAGATCGCGGAGTCGGAGGGCATCGCCCGACGCGGTCTGGTACTCAAGCTGCTCACCGCGCTGAAGCAGATCTGCAACCATCCCGCCCAGTACTTGAAGGAGCCCCCGTATGTGAAAGAGCACAGCCTGCGTCGGCCCGCTCCCCTGAGGGGCCGCTCCGGCAAGCTCGACCTGCTCGACGAACTTCTCGACACCATCATCGCCGAAGGCGAATCCGTGCTGGTCTTCACGCAGTACAAACAGATGGCGGCTCTGCTGGAGAAGCATCTCGCCGAGCGCGGCGTCCCCACTCTCTTCCTGCACGGTGCCACCCCCGTCGCGCGGCGCGAGGAGATGGTGGACCGCTTCCAGCGCGGTGAAGTGCCGGTGTTCCTGCTGTCGTTGAAGGCGGCGGGCACCGGACTCAATCTGACCCGCGCCACTCACGTCGTGCACTACGACCGCTGGTGGAACCCGGCCGTCGAGGACCAGGCCACCGACCGCGCCTACCGCATCGGCCAGGACAGGCCCGTCCAGGTGCACAAGCTCCTCGCGGAGGGAACCGTGGAGGACAAGGTGGCGAAGCTGCTCGAAGCCAAGCGGGCCCTCGCCGACGCCGTCGTCGGCTCCGGCGAGGCAGCCCTGACCGAACTGTCCGACGCCGACCTCGCCGAACTCGTCGCCCTGGGAAGGCAGTCATGA
- a CDS encoding SWIM zinc finger family protein: MSPSVPGPRRAPARGTRAFAATWWGQAWVAALEDSTLDAGRLSRGRTYARKGMVGPVTVAPGKVHAAVQGSRPRPYRSSVHLPVLTAPQWDTLLDTIATRAGHLAALLDDEMPAELVDDARHAGAPLLPLPTELDPECSCPDWGYPCKHAAALCYAIAATIDTDPFVLFALRGRSREEIFAQLRARRTAAQETAAPPPPAGIPAAAAYARWAEEPLELPDLPEPAAHTTALPVAPPPGTGLSAADLERLMADTTARAARLLAGDTAGLHLTQHQDAVRIAASNPGPEWFHHLIQNTGTKPTAFARLTRAWRHGGPTGITVAEQPYAPDPTVMKAARTALDAALAEMTDSPTHLRTWRNRLTLTRHGIQLRLGPDARWYPYLQDDDGEWWPAAPADSDPVTALTAAWSRNGE; encoded by the coding sequence ATGAGCCCCTCTGTCCCCGGCCCGCGCCGTGCGCCCGCCCGCGGCACGCGAGCCTTCGCCGCGACCTGGTGGGGCCAGGCATGGGTGGCCGCCCTGGAGGACTCCACCCTGGACGCCGGACGGCTCTCACGCGGACGCACCTACGCCCGCAAAGGCATGGTCGGCCCGGTCACCGTCGCTCCGGGCAAGGTCCATGCCGCTGTCCAGGGCAGCCGCCCGCGCCCGTACCGCTCCTCAGTCCACCTGCCCGTCCTCACCGCCCCTCAGTGGGACACCCTGCTCGACACGATCGCGACCCGCGCCGGACATCTCGCAGCACTTCTCGACGACGAGATGCCCGCCGAACTCGTGGACGACGCCCGGCACGCAGGCGCCCCGCTGCTCCCACTGCCCACCGAGCTCGATCCGGAGTGCTCCTGCCCCGACTGGGGATACCCCTGCAAGCACGCCGCCGCGCTCTGCTACGCCATCGCCGCCACCATCGACACCGACCCGTTCGTGCTCTTCGCGCTGCGCGGCCGCAGTCGCGAGGAGATCTTCGCCCAGCTGCGTGCACGCCGTACGGCAGCACAGGAGACAGCCGCCCCACCGCCACCGGCCGGCATCCCGGCCGCCGCCGCGTACGCCCGCTGGGCCGAAGAACCCCTCGAACTGCCCGACCTCCCGGAACCCGCCGCCCACACCACAGCACTGCCCGTCGCCCCGCCACCCGGCACCGGCCTGTCCGCCGCGGACCTGGAACGCCTCATGGCCGACACCACCGCGCGCGCCGCCCGGCTCCTCGCGGGCGACACCGCCGGCCTGCACCTGACCCAGCACCAGGACGCCGTCCGCATCGCCGCAAGCAACCCCGGACCCGAGTGGTTCCACCACCTGATCCAGAACACCGGCACCAAACCCACTGCCTTCGCACGCCTCACCCGCGCCTGGCGCCACGGCGGCCCCACGGGCATCACCGTCGCCGAGCAGCCCTACGCCCCGGACCCGACGGTGATGAAGGCCGCCCGCACCGCCCTGGACGCGGCCCTCGCCGAGATGACCGACTCCCCCACACACCTCAGAACCTGGCGCAACCGCCTCACCCTCACCCGCCACGGCATCCAGCTGCGTCTGGGTCCCGACGCCCGCTGGTACCCCTACCTCCAGGACGACGACGGCGAATGGTGGCCCGCGGCACCAGCCGACAGTGACCCGGTCACCGCGCTCACCGCGGCCTGGTCGCGGAACGGGGAGTAG
- a CDS encoding GNAT family N-acetyltransferase yields the protein MDADPEVMRYIGDGSPSTRERTAAAPARAHVAWEERGYGLFAAEETATGELIGWVGLAVPTFLPEIMPAVEIGWRLRRRSWGRGYATEAAREVLAFAFDEAGLDRVVSICHVDHHASTRSWQNSVWRSTAPLASLPTGSRFKSCRCPERHSAPGPMTFLRGRSQAGPVARTTTTSMPALCGPPDSRVLRGDQRRPREATPSDGIRHDGYRPPGPAR from the coding sequence ATGGACGCAGATCCGGAAGTTATGCGATATATCGGGGACGGCTCGCCCAGTACTCGTGAGCGGACTGCAGCAGCGCCGGCCCGTGCGCACGTGGCCTGGGAGGAGCGCGGCTACGGACTGTTCGCCGCCGAGGAAACCGCGACCGGCGAGCTGATCGGCTGGGTGGGACTGGCCGTTCCGACCTTTCTCCCCGAGATCATGCCGGCGGTGGAAATCGGATGGCGGCTGCGACGCCGCTCCTGGGGTCGAGGCTATGCCACCGAAGCAGCCCGAGAGGTTCTGGCATTCGCATTCGACGAGGCCGGTCTCGATCGCGTCGTCAGCATCTGCCACGTCGACCACCACGCCTCGACGCGTTCATGGCAAAACTCGGTATGGCGTTCGACCGCACCACTCGCGTCCCTGCCCACGGGCAGCCGGTTCAAGTCATGTCGCTGTCCCGAGAGGCATTCCGCGCCCGGACCGATGACGTTCCTCCGCGGGCGCTCGCAGGCCGGCCCAGTCGCCAGGACAACGACCACCAGCATGCCCGCACTATGCGGCCCTCCTGACTCCCGCGTCCTACGGGGCGACCAGCGCAGACCGCGGGAAGCCACACCATCTGACGGGATACGGCACGACGGTTACCGGCCGCCAGGACCCGCACGATGA
- a CDS encoding DUF2637 domain-containing protein — MGSSDSSGSSGTAGSAGSGTGRHRAPTQLFSTPLVPPDSAWDPAEELAFMLQDAMEEHRPRIPAARDETSVTTPAPGSPLENLQEITAELPPLKDASRNHRKVPERRRLSGLRTASHLIAALAAVIASAVSFFGGMVAYDPLRIVAVAHMQTGVASWWPLLVYGPWLVASLSVLRAALHQRRAVHSWCVVLLFSSIAMLLCVVQAPKTITDISAAALPGLASLACFQQLVRQITLTRPPRRTAPRHRLPRTPLTDLTMDDPAAAPSSSPTPSPAPSPSPSSSPTPSPSTSPSPPSP, encoded by the coding sequence TTGGGTTCCTCGGACTCCTCCGGTTCAAGCGGGACCGCAGGCTCAGCCGGGTCCGGCACCGGCCGGCACCGGGCCCCGACCCAGCTCTTCTCAACGCCCCTGGTACCACCGGACTCGGCCTGGGATCCGGCCGAGGAACTGGCTTTCATGCTCCAGGACGCGATGGAGGAGCACCGGCCGAGAATTCCCGCGGCCCGGGACGAGACATCGGTCACCACGCCCGCCCCCGGCTCGCCCCTGGAAAACCTGCAGGAAATCACCGCGGAACTCCCCCCGCTGAAGGATGCGTCCCGAAACCACCGAAAGGTCCCCGAGCGCAGGCGCCTGTCCGGTCTGCGCACCGCCAGTCACCTCATTGCCGCACTGGCCGCGGTGATCGCCTCCGCCGTGAGTTTCTTCGGCGGAATGGTCGCCTACGACCCGCTGCGCATCGTGGCCGTGGCCCACATGCAGACCGGTGTCGCGTCCTGGTGGCCGCTGCTGGTGTACGGCCCCTGGCTGGTGGCGTCGCTGTCCGTGCTGCGGGCCGCGCTCCACCAGCGCCGGGCCGTGCACTCCTGGTGCGTGGTGCTGCTCTTCTCGTCCATCGCGATGCTTCTGTGCGTCGTACAGGCCCCCAAGACGATCACCGACATCTCGGCGGCCGCCCTCCCGGGGCTTGCGTCCCTGGCCTGCTTCCAGCAGCTCGTACGCCAGATCACCCTGACCCGGCCACCCCGTCGTACGGCCCCGCGCCACCGGCTGCCCCGCACTCCGCTCACCGACCTCACCATGGACGACCCCGCCGCCGCCCCTTCATCGTCTCCCACTCCCTCTCCGGCTCCGTCTCCCTCTCCGTCCTCCTCACCGACTCCTTCTCCGTCGACGTCTCCCTCGCCGCCGTCGCCGTGA
- a CDS encoding DUF72 domain-containing protein, with translation MGEILVGACSWTDPMLVRSGWYPRGSRDAEGRLRHYATRLPVVEVDSSYYALPSERNSRLWVERTPDGFVFDVKAFSMLTGHPTRPSALPGDLRGRVANAEDARDPAVLDAVWELFAAGIGPLRRSGRLGSVLFQFPPWFRPGARAEAFLAECAERTAKWPVAVEFRHPAWWREEQADATAALLRGYGFAAVAVDMAQSLPSSIPPVTPVTSPRLSVIRFHGRSTAWGTGSKEDRFRYEYADAELAEWVPRLRSLAGRVERLHVLFNNCCGDAAVRAADRMRTLLEGGCPHDWPGPAPA, from the coding sequence ATGGGCGAGATCCTGGTCGGCGCGTGTTCGTGGACGGACCCGATGCTGGTGCGCAGCGGGTGGTATCCGAGAGGATCGCGGGACGCCGAGGGACGGCTGCGGCACTACGCCACCCGGTTACCGGTCGTCGAGGTCGACTCGAGTTACTACGCCCTTCCCTCGGAACGGAACAGCCGGCTGTGGGTCGAGCGGACCCCGGACGGATTCGTCTTCGACGTGAAGGCCTTTTCCATGCTCACCGGGCATCCCACCCGGCCAAGCGCGCTGCCCGGGGACCTGCGCGGGCGTGTGGCGAATGCCGAGGACGCCCGGGATCCGGCGGTACTCGACGCGGTGTGGGAGTTGTTCGCCGCGGGGATCGGGCCGCTGCGCCGCAGCGGGCGGCTGGGCAGCGTGCTGTTCCAGTTCCCGCCGTGGTTCCGGCCGGGCGCCCGGGCCGAGGCGTTCCTCGCGGAATGCGCCGAGCGCACCGCCAAGTGGCCGGTCGCCGTGGAGTTCCGGCACCCCGCGTGGTGGCGGGAGGAGCAGGCGGACGCGACCGCCGCGCTGCTGCGCGGGTACGGCTTCGCCGCCGTCGCCGTCGACATGGCGCAGTCACTGCCCTCTTCCATCCCTCCCGTCACGCCGGTCACCTCTCCCCGGCTGTCCGTCATCCGCTTCCACGGACGCAGCACCGCGTGGGGGACCGGAAGCAAGGAGGACCGCTTCCGGTACGAGTACGCCGACGCCGAGTTGGCGGAGTGGGTGCCGAGGTTGCGCTCACTGGCCGGGCGGGTCGAGCGGCTCCACGTCCTGTTCAACAACTGCTGCGGCGACGCGGCGGTCCGTGCCGCGGACCGCATGCGCACCCTGCTGGAGGGCGGGTGCCCGCACGACTGGCCGGGGCCGGCTCCTGCCTGA